In Rhodanobacteraceae bacterium, a single window of DNA contains:
- a CDS encoding ferritin-like domain-containing protein, whose amino-acid sequence MTAAHTIDPRALALSCLTEASIGAKLELTAQASQAIAAEGPWRDSIGPGRCPSMPEPGRPERPLLVAPRELSQRKLNSVEGRAALIHAVAHIEFNAINLAWDAVYRFPGMPDDYYRDWASVAADEARHFSLLQTRLEQLGYQYGDLPAHNGLWQAAVATEHDVMVRMALVPRVLEARGLDVTPGMIERLARVGDRETIAALELILREEVRHVAIGSHWFAYLCGQRKLEPRSTFLDLLQHSAGALPRGPFNVSARLAAGFSPEELEALENIC is encoded by the coding sequence ATGACCGCCGCTCACACCATAGACCCGCGTGCCCTGGCATTGAGCTGCCTCACCGAGGCCAGCATCGGCGCCAAGCTCGAGCTGACTGCGCAGGCCAGCCAGGCCATCGCCGCCGAAGGCCCCTGGCGAGACTCGATTGGACCGGGTCGCTGCCCGTCGATGCCCGAGCCCGGCCGACCGGAGCGCCCCTTGCTGGTTGCGCCCCGGGAGCTCTCGCAGCGCAAGCTCAACAGCGTCGAGGGTCGCGCCGCTCTGATCCATGCGGTTGCCCATATCGAGTTCAACGCCATCAATCTGGCCTGGGACGCGGTCTATCGCTTCCCTGGCATGCCCGATGACTACTATCGGGACTGGGCCAGTGTGGCCGCCGATGAAGCCCGCCATTTTTCCTTGTTGCAGACCCGCCTCGAGCAGTTGGGCTATCAATACGGTGATCTCCCGGCCCACAACGGACTGTGGCAGGCCGCCGTGGCGACCGAGCATGACGTGATGGTGCGCATGGCCCTGGTGCCGCGGGTGCTGGAGGCGCGCGGGCTTGATGTGACACCCGGCATGATCGAGCGCCTTGCCCGCGTCGGCGACCGGGAAACGATCGCCGCGCTGGAACTCATCCTCCGCGAAGAAGTACGCCACGTGGCCATCGGCTCCCACTGGTTCGCTTATCTGTGCGGACAGCGTAAACTCGAACCACGCTCGACCTTTCTGGACCTGCTCCAGCACAGCGCTGGCGCACTTCCCCGCGGACCCTTCAACGTCAGTGCCCGGCTCGCGGCCGGCTTCAGTCCCGAAGAACTCGAAGCGCTCGAAAATATTTGTTGA